gttatatatctatttataaaagtttataaatctatttataagggtttattcCAAAGATTGTAAGAATTTAATAATCTTCATAAcacaatttataagagtttataaatcaatttataaataagttAGAAGACTTTATAGATCATTTATAAATTCTCAATTCTTTTCTCGCCATCTTAGAATTTTtgtaagaatttataaatgatCTAAAATCTCTATGCTAAAGGCCACGATAAGTAAGATGTTAAATAACTAACCATTGATTtgcatataaacaaaattaagtCTCATGACCAATATCATAAACAACAGCGAACGCAGAGAAACACTACATATTAGTTAAAGTGATATCATATTGTCTCCACAGATATAAGCGAAAGCAAGACGCTAAACATCATTCCTTCCATCAGTCAACCACAGTACTCTCTTTTCTGGCCTTCTTGGTGATGAGGATAAACTCAGTGGGTTTGATGAGCCTGAAGGTACACCTGTCACCAACCTTCAAAGGGAACTCTCTTGCCAATCTACTCCATCCACTTGAGAAGACTGTTCGATTCTCCCTCACCAAGCAAAGCACGTTCCATGAAGACTTCCTTTTTGAGTGATTGATCGTGTACTCCATAGACTCACTCGGGATATGATCCTTTTCAAACACCCTCAGACAACTGATaccaagacaaagaagaagcagATATTCACATGTCAGAAACTGTATAGAATACTTGTTGaatttctttaaatattacCAAGAACTTGAGGTATGATTTCCTTATGGTGATTTCGAACTCTGGAACACCatttttcttgatcttcttcttttttcttgaaTGTTTTGAGTTTCTCAGCTTTCTTCTTTCTGCCTCTCGATGATTCATCTACTTCCTTCACCActttcttgctcttcttcttcttggaggATGTTTTAGAAGCCTCAGCTTTCTTCTTTGTGGTTTCAATCTCAACTCCGTCCACAGACTTACATGCTTCATCTTCCTTCTTCACGTCCTTGTAGCTACTCtcaccttcttctttctttatgccACCTGTTTACATCATCATCAAATTAGCAAAAAAACATTCTTCCTCACAATCTACTCTGTTTCATTGAAAACAAAATGCTTACTGAAAGGAGTCGTTGTAGGATGTTTGCGTGGTGCGACGATCTCCTTGCCACTCGGCTTGTACATGTTGACGTTGAAGCGCATTAGTACAGTGTGAGTAAAGGTAACGACCTCGTTTCACCCAAAGCATTGTCGCTCACAAACTGGCTCTGTAAGCATTGTCGCTCACAAACTGGTTCTTAAACATAACCTTCCTGTCCCATGTTTCTTCTCCACATCCATCGTAACTCGaccttctcctctctctctctccaatctGGTTATCTTCAAGTATCACTATAATCCTGAGCCACATTAATAACCCAATCCAAACTTTCCAGGCACCACTTCTAACAAATCGTTGACTCCTCTGTCGATACACCAAGTAAATCCAAACAGATCTCCCACTGAATAGAAGAAAAATCATACCTTTATTATCCAAGCCATCATCACTTGAAGACCCAAGATCACATGTATCTGTGTAGATTGTAGATCGTAATATCTCCCAGCCCCTATCAATCCCGATCTTTTTCATATTCCCCTGCAATCCAATCAGTTCTGATTGATCCCCTCGGATCATCAGAGTTGGCTTCTCAGACGAACACGTTTGCTGAACCAACCAAGCCTTCCACGAAGATGAAACAGATTGCAAAAGAGATGCAGAAACGAAGCCAAAAAGCTATGGAGGTGGTTATAATGATTCGGCGGCGACGGAGGCGTTCACCAGGTGGAGACAACGACGACTTCTCCATCTCCTTTGATTAAGCTAGGGTATATTAGTCTTTTACCTATTGATATTTTAAGTGTAAAGTTGGTtagtgtatttttgaaaagtggtaCTTTGAAAGTGGTATTAGTAGCAATTTCCCTGTATATAATCGAGAAAAACTTAAATAATCACATTCGTAATTTCGTATAATATGTTCTACACCTACAAGAACCACTACAAAGACTCACTGAATCTGGATAATACCATAGGCCCAATTAAAAAGCCCATGGGTATCCTCTTCGACAAATCTTAAGCAGTCATCCATACACATTCAAGCCGAAAGAAAATGCAGAAAACCCTTCTCTAGCCTCAATCACTGTCTTCTCCGATAGAAAAAAGAAATCCACGATGGCTCCTAAATCGAAAGAGAAACCGAAAACCCCAACATCCTCCCAGCCTCCTCCCGCGATCGAAGATCTCTTCACCACTCTCGATAGGCACATCCAGCGATCTGAATACGAACAAGCCGTCAAGGTCGCTGATCAAGGTATCCAGATCCTCAAACCTCCCTatgaatcttaaaattttataatggtGGAAATTGAGATTccgactgtttttttttcagttctGTCGATCGCACCTGCCGATGAGGACGCGATCCGATGCAAAGTCGTGGCTCTTGTCAAAGACGATAAGATCGATGATGCTCTCTCCCTCATTCACTCCTTCCATAAGCTTCCCATCGATCTAGGGTTTCAAAAGGTCACTTCTCTCGTACACTTATCCAGctacattttattttactgGAATGTGACTGTTTAGTTGAGATCTATAAAGTTACTGTTTATAAAAAGCATCAGAATGAATATTAGAAAGCTCTAATGGTTTCTCTATTGCTTTGAATAGGCATATTGTTTATACCGTCAAAACAAGCTAGACGAGGCTTTCGAGTGTTTGAGAGGTCGAGAGAGAGACTCAGAGACTTTGCTTTTGGAGGCTCAGATTCTCTACCGTCTGGGGAAAACAGATGCTTGCGTTGATGTGTATCGGAAGCTGCAGAACTCACAGATTGAGACGGCAGAGGTCAATTTTGTAGCGAGTTTGGTTTCGGCTGGTAAAGCGTCTCAGGTGAAAGGAGCATTGGAGTCTTGGAGGATCAAACCTACTAGTAGCTTTGAGCTGGCGTTTAACACTGCTTGCTCTTTGATTGAAAACAACAACTACGCTGATGCTGAACAGCTTCTGCTAGCTGCAAGGAGGTATGTCACAAAGTTATATTCACGTCTCATACACTATTGCTAGAGGGTTGCCCATTTCTTTTAGTTGCTTCGCTTGACACTCCTTTAGCTAGGTCTAATTGTAGTATATAGGATAAGTAATGCGGTTAATTAGTTGTTAATACTGAACACTACTGCATGGTCTCGTTTCTTTATTGTCTTATAACCGCTACCAATTGTTTTCTTTGAATAATCACGTCAATCTATATAAAAGGTTTCCTTTCATCTGTATCTTTATCAACACTTCAAGTACATTGTTCATTTGACTACTGATTGTGCAATATACTCTTCACTGATGAAAATACTGTTGGGTTGAGACAGAATTGGTCAGGAAACCCTCACGGATGATGGCTTTGCTGATGAGGATATTGAGAATGAGCTTGCCCCCATTGCTGTCCAATTAGCATATGTCCAACAGGTATTTTGTGCTGATTGTATTAGACTTAACTTCCTGTTAGGATATCTTCCGGTCGTTTGTGACAAAGTTTTTCGCATCAGGTCCTTGGACAAACTCAGGAATCCACCAGCTCTTATGTAGACATCATTAAACGAAACCTGGCCGATGAATCGTCACTTGCTGTTGCTGTGAACAACCTTATTGCCTTGAAAGGTTCCAAAGATGTTTCTGATGGTTTGAGGAAGCTTGATCGTCTCAAGGATAAAGATTCTCAAAATTTTCAGCTTTCTCAAACACTTGATGCTAAGCTTTCACAGAAACATAAGGAAGCTATATATGCTAATCGCGTCCTTCTGCTCCTCCATGCAAATAAGATGGATCAGGTCCTTTTTTAACTCAAAAATCTTGTTTGTTCCTATCTTATTTCTTCTTTGCATATTTGGCTTGACCTGTTAAGAGAATCTTTTTCCACAGGCACGAGAACTTTGTGCTGCACTGCCGGGCCTCTTTCCTGAAAGTGTCAATCCTGCATTGCTTCAAGCTGCTGTCTTAGTGAGAGAGAACAAGGCTGCCAAAGCTGAAGAGCTTCTGGGACAGTTCGCAGTAAAGTTCCCGGAAAAATCTAAGTCGATTCTCTTGGCCAGGGCACAAATTGCTGCTTCGGCCAGTCATCCTCACGTAGCAGCAGAGTCCCTGTCCAAAATAACTGATATCCAGCATTTCCCTGCTACCGTTGCCACCATTGTCGCACTCAAAGAGCGAGCTGGGGACAATgatggtgctgctgctgttctCGACTCAGCGATTAACTGGTGGTCAAATTCGATGACTGAGAACAATAAGCTTGGCATATTGATGCCGCAGGCTGCTTCCTTCAAGCTCAGGCATGGCCAAGAAGAGGAGGCTTCACGGTTATACGAGGAGATTGTGAAAAAACATAAAAGCACAGATGCTCTGGTTGGTCTTGTGACCACACTTGCTCGTGTCAACGTCGAGAAAGCAGAGACTTACGAGAAACAGCTAAAGCCGTTGCCGGGGTTGAAGGCTGTTGATGTGGATAACCTAGAAAAAACCTCTGGTGCAAAACCCATGGAAGGCGCTGCCGCAGCAGCTGCTTCAGCGATGCAGGAAGAAGTGAAGAAGGAGAAggcaaagaagaagaggaagagaaagccAAAGTACCCCAAAGGATTCGATCCGGCAAACCCGGGACCACCTCCGGACCCTGAAAGGTGGCTTCCGAGAAGGGAAAGGTCAAGTTACAGACCCAAGAGGAAGGACAAGCGTGCAGCTCAGATCCGTGGATCGCAGGGCGCAGTGACAAAGCAAGACAAACAAGAAACAGCTCCTTCGACCTCAAAGTCAAACCAAGCGACCACTAAGAGTGCAGCCGCTGATCATTCAAAGCCTTCTTCCTCTAAGGCCTCAAAAAAGAAGTCTAGGAGATGAACGAAACAACCTTTTTACAGTCTTTTCTAAGAGAACAAAAAGGTCTACTTTATATGACAACACGAGAGCTGGatttcctttgtttttttctgcttttttgGATTAATTAATGTTTTGGTTGTCTTGACCCATTTAAGATTTTGGTTAATTTATCAGTTTACATATGCTCGTTTGCATGGTATTGAATCAAGACGAAGAGCAAGAAGAATCGATTAAATGCAGAAGAATATTAATAATCAAAGGGATATAGATACAATGAAACAGTGGTTTGATTTATTAACTAATCACTTTTCAGATTTCTTGCGGAGATCCTTCATCCATTTAAACCCAAGTATGGTCTTCCCGAAGCTTCTTCTTCCATCTTTgtccttcttttttttctttttgccttCATCTTCTTTTGTACCACTGGGAGGAGGGTCAGGGTTTGTATCCCATTGATCAGCCCACGATAGCCCCGAAtccatcttcttttctttattatatttcaGAAAATCAAAGAAACATTAGTCTAGCTACAGGAACTTCTTCAATAACTTATTTGTA
The sequence above is drawn from the Raphanus sativus cultivar WK10039 chromosome 7, ASM80110v3, whole genome shotgun sequence genome and encodes:
- the LOC108815860 gene encoding B3 domain-containing protein At3g17010-like, coding for MRFNVNMYKPSGKEIVAPRKHPTTTPFSGIKKEEGESSYKDVKKEDEACKSVDGVEIETTKKKAEASKTSSKKKKSKKVVKEVDESSRGRKKKAEKLKTFKKKEEDQEKWCSRVRNHHKEIIPQVLVV
- the LOC108818525 gene encoding uncharacterized protein LOC108818525, with the protein product MAPKSKEKPKTPTSSQPPPAIEDLFTTLDRHIQRSEYEQAVKVADQVLSIAPADEDAIRCKVVALVKDDKIDDALSLIHSFHKLPIDLGFQKAYCLYRQNKLDEAFECLRGRERDSETLLLEAQILYRLGKTDACVDVYRKLQNSQIETAEVNFVASLVSAGKASQVKGALESWRIKPTSSFELAFNTACSLIENNNYADAEQLLLAARRIGQETLTDDGFADEDIENELAPIAVQLAYVQQVLGQTQESTSSYVDIIKRNLADESSLAVAVNNLIALKGSKDVSDGLRKLDRLKDKDSQNFQLSQTLDAKLSQKHKEAIYANRVLLLLHANKMDQARELCAALPGLFPESVNPALLQAAVLVRENKAAKAEELLGQFAVKFPEKSKSILLARAQIAASASHPHVAAESLSKITDIQHFPATVATIVALKERAGDNDGAAAVLDSAINWWSNSMTENNKLGILMPQAASFKLRHGQEEEASRLYEEIVKKHKSTDALVGLVTTLARVNVEKAETYEKQLKPLPGLKAVDVDNLEKTSGAKPMEGAAAAAASAMQEEVKKEKAKKKRKRKPKYPKGFDPANPGPPPDPERWLPRRERSSYRPKRKDKRAAQIRGSQGAVTKQDKQETAPSTSKSNQATTKSAAADHSKPSSSKASKKKSRR
- the LOC108834784 gene encoding uncharacterized protein LOC108834784; its protein translation is MDSGLSWADQWDTNPDPPPSGTKEDEGKKKKKKDKDGRRSFGKTILGFKWMKDLRKKSEK